Proteins encoded in a region of the Streptomyces sp. NBC_01298 genome:
- a CDS encoding O-antigen ligase family protein, producing MSLAAPTSPTSWSCPDPADLLRRHWPLLPLAATVLALLIPVPAGDASASGKVGPADAASLLLVFVCGVQALRGRVRPLSPLGVLVLGLPAVGLAVSTVTAGDPYAALPGFVRYLQVFVLVPAAIVLLVRDAFEFRLAAGCFVVLALVQGAVGVVQFATHTGASYQGEDIRAVGTFGPGDVMGMATVVAYGLIVATAGALAPGLPARVRRASGTAALVLVLPLVLSFSRGAWIATFAAAGLVMALAGIRRALKVLLALAAVGVVLVGGFGVGSAMVAERLTSITQVSDAPDQSVTDRYTMWDAAGSMWRERPAVGVGLKGFPANRDSHSGLALSSGSDTAGAGQGYVRQPLLSPHNMYLLVLSEQGLIGLIALAGGWLAVLVAGLRRCLSGAGAVRDCGLVAIGLLVWQLTDFLYADIGGPSTVLTGVIIGLAAWWALPSGSGTGELASGGRAAAGSGRGSGAPGRAAVPEGAAGR from the coding sequence ATGAGCCTTGCCGCACCGACGTCCCCGACGTCATGGTCCTGCCCGGACCCCGCCGATCTGCTGCGCCGGCACTGGCCGCTGCTGCCGCTCGCCGCGACCGTACTGGCGCTCCTGATCCCCGTCCCGGCGGGTGACGCGAGCGCCTCGGGGAAGGTCGGTCCGGCCGACGCCGCCTCACTGCTGCTCGTGTTCGTCTGCGGGGTCCAGGCCCTGCGGGGCCGGGTCCGGCCGCTGAGCCCGCTGGGGGTGCTCGTCCTCGGCCTCCCGGCCGTCGGGCTCGCCGTCTCGACGGTGACCGCGGGGGACCCGTACGCGGCCCTGCCCGGGTTCGTGCGCTACCTCCAGGTGTTCGTGCTGGTCCCGGCGGCGATCGTGCTGCTGGTGCGGGACGCCTTCGAGTTCCGGCTGGCCGCCGGGTGCTTCGTGGTGCTGGCACTGGTCCAGGGAGCGGTGGGCGTGGTGCAGTTCGCCACCCACACCGGTGCCTCCTACCAGGGCGAGGACATCCGCGCCGTGGGCACCTTCGGACCCGGGGACGTCATGGGCATGGCCACGGTCGTGGCCTACGGCCTGATCGTCGCGACGGCCGGGGCGCTGGCTCCGGGGCTGCCGGCGCGGGTCCGGCGGGCCTCGGGCACGGCCGCGCTGGTCCTGGTGCTCCCGCTGGTGCTGTCCTTCAGCCGGGGCGCGTGGATCGCGACCTTCGCCGCGGCCGGGCTGGTGATGGCCCTGGCCGGGATCCGGCGGGCCCTGAAGGTGCTGCTCGCGCTGGCCGCCGTCGGTGTGGTCCTCGTGGGCGGGTTCGGCGTCGGCTCCGCGATGGTCGCGGAGCGGCTGACCTCGATCACGCAGGTCTCCGACGCCCCCGACCAGTCGGTGACCGACCGCTACACGATGTGGGACGCGGCCGGCTCGATGTGGCGCGAGCGGCCCGCGGTGGGGGTCGGGCTGAAGGGCTTCCCGGCCAACCGGGACTCGCACTCCGGGCTGGCGCTGTCCTCCGGCAGCGACACCGCGGGCGCGGGCCAGGGGTACGTCCGCCAGCCGCTGCTCTCCCCGCACAACATGTACCTGCTGGTGCTGAGCGAGCAGGGGCTGATCGGGCTGATCGCCCTGGCGGGCGGCTGGCTGGCCGTCCTGGTGGCGGGCCTGCGGCGGTGCCTGTCGGGCGCCGGTGCGGTGCGGGACTGCGGACTGGTCGCCATCGGCCTGCTCGTGTGGCAGCTCACCGACTTCCTCTACGCGGACATCGGGGGCCCGTCCACCGTGCTGACCGGAGTGATCATCGGGCTGGCGGCCTGGTGGGCGCTTCCCTCCGGGAGCGGGACGGGCGAGCTCGCCTCGGGCGGCCGGGCCGCCGCGGGATCCGGCCGCGGGTCGGGCGCGCCCGGCCGGGCCGCGGTCCCTGAGGGTGCGGCCGGCCGGTGA
- the murJ gene encoding murein biosynthesis integral membrane protein MurJ — MAGGGRRDGDPDATADGARSGIGGALAKAAAVTAGLTAAGAVFGLVRDQTIAHLFGAGHDSDAFLIAWTVPEMASTLLIEDAMALLMVPAFSHALARRAASRAGLTRQEARAQDPVRLLVGATLPRLLVLLAAVASVLVVAAPLVVGVLAPGLPDPGLAVECTRMTALTVLSFGIAGYFSAALRAHRSFVPPAAIYVSYNVGIIGTMVALHALWGVRAAAAGVAVGGVLMALVQLPAFIRNVGFGPPRAVLAAGPPRRQRDRDRPTLIAFGVIAPVIFFAVFRQSQVLVERFLAASLPPGAISHLNYAQKVAQMPMVLSLMICTVTFPVVAQAMAGGERDKARRRVERDLALASLAVLMGTALVIGYAPQIIQVLFERGAFTHVDTEATASVMRVYGLGLLGHCLVGALSRPFFSTARPTWFPALAMGSGLLVNIVAGAFAVGWWGIYGIAAANAAGISTTAALLLTGLGSRIIAIQVRRVAISIGRLSVAALAACATGWIAGPMIPDPLVSAALGCLLVPAMFGATGMAIRALEVTALPGQLAQLTAHLTSQLTQRFRNVR; from the coding sequence ATGGCGGGGGGCGGGCGCCGGGACGGCGACCCCGACGCGACGGCCGACGGGGCCCGGTCCGGGATCGGCGGGGCGCTCGCCAAGGCGGCCGCCGTGACCGCCGGGCTGACCGCCGCCGGGGCGGTGTTCGGGCTGGTCCGCGACCAGACCATCGCGCACCTCTTCGGAGCCGGGCACGACAGCGACGCCTTCCTCATCGCCTGGACCGTCCCCGAGATGGCCTCGACGCTGCTCATCGAGGACGCCATGGCCCTGCTGATGGTGCCCGCCTTCAGCCACGCCCTGGCCCGCCGGGCCGCCAGCCGGGCCGGGCTCACCCGCCAGGAGGCTCGCGCGCAGGATCCCGTACGGCTGCTGGTGGGGGCCACGCTGCCGCGGCTGCTGGTGCTCCTGGCCGCCGTCGCCTCCGTGCTCGTCGTCGCCGCGCCGCTCGTCGTGGGCGTGCTCGCGCCGGGGCTGCCCGACCCCGGGCTCGCCGTCGAATGCACCCGGATGACCGCCCTGACCGTGCTGTCCTTCGGGATCGCCGGCTACTTCAGCGCCGCCCTCAGGGCGCACCGCTCCTTCGTGCCGCCCGCCGCCATCTACGTGTCGTACAACGTCGGCATCATCGGGACCATGGTCGCCCTGCACGCCCTGTGGGGAGTGCGCGCCGCCGCCGCCGGGGTCGCCGTCGGCGGAGTCCTGATGGCCCTGGTCCAACTGCCCGCCTTCATCCGCAACGTGGGCTTCGGACCGCCCCGCGCCGTGCTGGCTGCGGGTCCCCCGCGCCGCCAGCGCGACCGGGACCGGCCGACGCTGATCGCCTTCGGGGTGATCGCACCGGTCATCTTCTTCGCCGTCTTCCGGCAGTCCCAGGTCCTCGTCGAACGGTTCCTCGCCGCCTCGCTGCCGCCCGGCGCCATCTCGCACCTCAACTACGCCCAAAAAGTCGCGCAGATGCCGATGGTGCTCTCCCTCATGATCTGCACCGTCACCTTCCCCGTCGTCGCCCAGGCCATGGCCGGCGGGGAGCGGGACAAGGCCCGCAGGCGGGTCGAGCGGGACCTCGCGCTCGCCTCGCTCGCCGTCCTCATGGGCACCGCGCTCGTCATCGGGTACGCCCCCCAGATCATCCAAGTGCTCTTCGAACGCGGGGCGTTCACCCACGTCGACACCGAGGCCACCGCCTCCGTCATGCGGGTCTACGGGCTCGGCCTGCTCGGCCACTGCCTCGTCGGAGCGCTCTCGCGGCCCTTCTTCTCCACCGCCCGGCCCACCTGGTTCCCGGCCCTCGCCATGGGCTCCGGACTCCTCGTCAACATCGTCGCCGGAGCCTTCGCCGTGGGCTGGTGGGGCATCTACGGGATCGCCGCCGCCAACGCCGCCGGCATCTCCACCACCGCAGCACTGCTGCTCACCGGACTCGGCTCGCGGATCATCGCCATCCAGGTCCGCCGGGTGGCCATCAGCATCGGCCGGCTCTCCGTCGCGGCCCTCGCCGCCTGCGCCACCGGCTGGATCGCCGGCCCGATGATCCCCGACCCGCTCGTCAGCGCCGCCCTCGGCTGCCTGCTGGTCCCGGCCATGTTCGGCGCCACCGGCATGGCCATACGGGCCCTGGAGGTCACCGCCCTGCCGGGCCAGCTCGCCCAGCTCACCGCTCACCTCACCTCCCAGCTCACCCAGAGGTTCCGCAATGTCCGCTGA
- a CDS encoding polysaccharide deacetylase family protein, translating into MSADTETARPAAAVTARRGASPWVLMYHSVAEFTDPAEDPYGITVTPHALEAQLLWLRSRGLRGVSVGELLRARAAGRDAGLVGLTFDDGYADFLTRALPLLRRYDCTATLFVLPGRLGVDNVWDPLGPRKPLLTAEGIREVAAAGQEIGSHGLLHQDLTAAPDDVLQQELRGSRELIRELTGTLPAGFCYPYGHLDARVVSATRAAGYGYACAIDPGRLAGPHAMPRTHISQADGGPRLRIKQVRHQVRELRRAVHL; encoded by the coding sequence ATGTCCGCTGACACCGAAACGGCGCGCCCCGCCGCGGCGGTCACCGCCCGCCGCGGCGCATCGCCGTGGGTCCTGATGTACCACTCCGTCGCCGAGTTCACCGATCCCGCCGAGGACCCGTACGGCATCACCGTCACCCCGCACGCGCTGGAGGCGCAGCTGCTGTGGCTGCGCTCCCGCGGGCTGCGCGGGGTGTCCGTCGGCGAGCTGCTGCGGGCCCGCGCCGCCGGGCGGGACGCCGGACTGGTCGGGCTGACCTTCGACGACGGCTACGCCGACTTCCTGACCCGCGCACTGCCGCTGCTGCGCCGCTACGACTGCACCGCCACCCTCTTCGTGCTGCCCGGGCGGCTCGGCGTGGACAACGTCTGGGACCCGCTGGGCCCCCGCAAGCCCCTCCTCACCGCCGAGGGCATCCGCGAAGTCGCCGCCGCCGGCCAGGAGATCGGCTCGCACGGGCTGCTCCACCAGGACCTCACCGCGGCCCCCGACGACGTACTGCAGCAGGAGCTGCGCGGCAGCCGGGAGCTGATCCGGGAGCTGACCGGGACGCTGCCCGCCGGATTCTGCTACCCGTACGGGCACCTCGACGCCCGGGTCGTCTCCGCGACCCGGGCCGCCGGGTACGGCTACGCCTGCGCCATCGACCCGGGCCGCCTCGCCGGACCCCACGCGATGCCCCGTACGCACATCAGCCAGGCCGACGGCGGCCCCCGGCTGCGCATCAAGCAGGTGCGCCACCAGGTGCGGGAGCTGCGCCGGGCGGTGCACCTGTGA
- a CDS encoding glycosyltransferase: MSPGKVLHVITGLGVGGAEQQLRLLLRHMPMRCDVLTLTNPGPVAEGLRADGVRVVHLGMRGNRDLGAMPKLVKFIRRGRYDLVHTHLYRACVYGRLAARLAGVRVSVATEHSLGAAEIEGRPLTGGVRALYLASERLGAATVAVSDTVAARLEAWGVPAARVHVVPNGIEAVRFRFDEAVRRATRTRTGLPERAFVVGGVGRLVPGKRFDVLVRAVAALPGAHLLLAGDGPERAALRRLAAELGAQSRIHLLGERDPLGDSTDGRTPGIPALLAAMDVFVSPSREEAFGLAVIEALAAGLPVLHVTCPAIDDLPAAQAPGARRIGTGTEELVAALRGHMEAGVRRLPPPGVVRRYDIGRSAEQLLRVYDLAMAGSPAGSRVVGALPAPGSGPRGAAPAGPQGAAPLPGTSPRTPAPQTPEGLDLGSADPDPAPAGGAAPAGVAGRADDGPPGAARGGEAG; encoded by the coding sequence GTGAGCCCCGGGAAGGTGCTGCACGTCATCACGGGACTCGGCGTCGGGGGCGCCGAGCAGCAACTACGGCTGCTGCTGCGGCACATGCCGATGCGCTGCGACGTCCTGACGCTGACCAACCCCGGGCCGGTCGCGGAGGGGCTGCGCGCGGACGGCGTACGGGTCGTCCACCTCGGGATGCGCGGCAACCGCGACCTGGGAGCGATGCCGAAGCTGGTGAAGTTCATCCGCCGGGGCCGCTACGACCTGGTCCACACGCACCTGTACCGGGCCTGCGTGTACGGGCGCCTCGCGGCGCGGCTCGCGGGCGTGCGGGTGAGCGTGGCGACCGAACACTCCCTGGGGGCCGCCGAGATCGAGGGCCGGCCGCTCACGGGCGGCGTACGGGCCCTGTACCTGGCGAGCGAGCGGCTGGGAGCCGCGACCGTGGCCGTGTCGGACACGGTGGCGGCCCGCCTGGAGGCCTGGGGGGTGCCGGCCGCGCGGGTGCACGTGGTCCCGAACGGGATCGAAGCCGTGCGGTTCCGCTTCGACGAGGCCGTACGGCGGGCCACCCGGACCCGGACCGGCCTGCCCGAACGGGCCTTCGTGGTCGGCGGCGTCGGCCGGCTGGTGCCGGGGAAACGCTTCGACGTCCTGGTCCGGGCGGTGGCGGCGCTGCCCGGCGCGCACCTGCTGCTGGCCGGGGACGGGCCGGAGCGGGCCGCGCTGCGCCGGCTCGCCGCCGAGCTGGGGGCGCAGAGCCGGATCCACCTGCTGGGGGAGCGGGACCCGCTGGGCGACAGCACCGACGGGCGGACCCCGGGGATCCCCGCGCTGCTCGCGGCGATGGACGTGTTCGTGTCCCCTTCGCGGGAGGAGGCCTTCGGGCTGGCGGTGATCGAGGCGCTGGCGGCGGGGCTGCCGGTGCTGCACGTCACCTGCCCGGCGATCGACGACCTGCCCGCGGCGCAGGCGCCGGGGGCGCGGCGGATCGGCACCGGCACGGAGGAACTCGTCGCGGCGCTGCGGGGGCACATGGAGGCCGGCGTCCGGCGGCTGCCGCCGCCCGGGGTGGTGCGGCGCTACGACATCGGGCGGAGCGCGGAGCAGTTGCTTCGCGTGTACGACCTCGCGATGGCCGGCTCGCCGGCCGGGTCCCGGGTAGTGGGGGCGCTGCCCGCTCCCGGCAGCGGCCCTCGGGGCGCCGCCCCGGCGGGTCCGCAGGGCGCGGCGCCGTTGCCGGGGACCAGTCCCCGGACCCCTGCTCCTCAAACGCCGGAGGGGCTGGATCTCGGCTCGGCCGATCCGGATCCGGCCCCGGCCGGAGGGGCCGCGCCGGCGGGCGTCGCGGGACGGGCCGATGACGGGCCGCCCGGGGCTGCGCGCGGCGGAGAGGCCGGCTGA
- a CDS encoding lipopolysaccharide biosynthesis protein — MADTADQKKSTHRRRVRLLSPPVWWPLPAVAVLGLAAGGAYGVLKAPEYAATSYVVAVPDDTTEPATALGFAQAYARIATSSSTLAYAQPRAGISVQKLRTQVRAETSPESPMIAVTGTAKSAGEAADIANAVADALSLSSNTAAKNTGVQLLLFNQAVAPSDPASASPALSGAVGLCAGGLLGGLWLLARPTAARRRGEETASDAVESITEPVAEEYASLPAQGEPAAAKEKESVR, encoded by the coding sequence ATGGCGGACACCGCCGACCAGAAGAAGTCCACCCACCGGCGCCGGGTACGGCTGCTGTCGCCGCCCGTGTGGTGGCCGCTGCCCGCCGTCGCGGTGCTGGGGCTCGCCGCGGGCGGGGCGTACGGGGTACTGAAGGCGCCCGAGTACGCCGCCACCAGCTACGTCGTCGCGGTTCCCGACGACACCACCGAGCCGGCCACCGCCCTCGGCTTCGCCCAGGCCTACGCCCGCATCGCCACGAGCAGTTCGACCCTCGCGTACGCCCAGCCCCGCGCGGGCATCAGCGTGCAGAAGCTGCGGACCCAGGTCCGCGCCGAGACCTCCCCCGAGTCCCCGATGATCGCCGTCACCGGGACCGCGAAGAGCGCCGGCGAGGCCGCCGACATCGCCAACGCCGTGGCCGACGCCCTGTCGCTGAGCAGCAACACGGCCGCCAAGAACACCGGCGTGCAGCTGCTCCTCTTCAACCAGGCCGTCGCGCCCAGCGACCCCGCCTCCGCGTCCCCCGCCCTCAGCGGGGCGGTCGGGCTGTGCGCGGGCGGGCTGCTGGGAGGGCTGTGGCTGCTGGCCCGGCCGACGGCCGCCCGGCGGCGCGGCGAGGAGACCGCCTCGGACGCGGTGGAGAGCATCACGGAGCCCGTCGCGGAGGAGTACGCCTCGCTGCCCGCGCAGGGCGAGCCGGCCGCGGCCAAGGAGAAGGAGTCGGTGCGATGA
- a CDS encoding GNAT family N-acetyltransferase has translation MTSGSAGALSVTLCRDPRQFAVLEEQWNRLVRACPTATPFQSHAWLHSWWLSYGKDGRLRIVLVRRGEELVGAAALMLVHRPMPLLVPLGGGITDYFDVLVAERYADQVVPALANGLHRAARGAVVDLREVRPGAAAEAVYAAWPGIGSKLTDSTCMELPAVPFDELVKRMPASGAQRVRAKLRKTDAAGIEEHEVTEQEVPRAVRTLLRLHEKQWRGRGVTPEHLKPRFAEHLTRATRRMVRAGEGRLAEFRLDGKVVAANLTLLSGALSGGYLYGADPDLRDRKVDVATLLLRYEATRALAEGRPVVSFLRGNEPYKNHWRPRTVVNQRFLLATAALAPLLRLHESQVTGRERAVDVLREALPAARDWRARLNELRVR, from the coding sequence ATGACCTCCGGCTCCGCCGGGGCCCTGTCGGTGACGCTGTGCCGCGATCCCCGGCAGTTCGCCGTGCTGGAGGAGCAGTGGAACCGGCTCGTCCGCGCCTGTCCCACCGCCACTCCCTTCCAGAGCCATGCCTGGCTGCACTCCTGGTGGCTGTCCTACGGCAAGGACGGCCGGCTCCGCATCGTCCTGGTGCGGCGCGGGGAGGAGCTGGTCGGCGCGGCCGCGCTGATGCTCGTACACCGGCCGATGCCGCTGCTCGTGCCCCTCGGCGGGGGCATCACCGACTACTTCGACGTGCTCGTCGCGGAGCGGTACGCCGACCAGGTCGTGCCGGCCCTGGCCAACGGTCTGCACCGGGCCGCCCGGGGCGCGGTGGTCGACCTGCGCGAGGTGCGGCCCGGGGCCGCGGCCGAAGCCGTGTACGCGGCCTGGCCGGGGATCGGCAGCAAGCTCACCGACTCCACCTGCATGGAGCTGCCCGCCGTGCCCTTCGACGAGCTGGTCAAGCGGATGCCGGCCTCCGGCGCCCAGCGGGTGCGGGCCAAGCTCCGCAAGACCGACGCGGCCGGGATCGAGGAGCACGAGGTCACCGAGCAGGAAGTGCCGCGAGCCGTACGGACCTTGCTGCGGCTGCACGAGAAGCAGTGGCGCGGCCGCGGGGTGACCCCCGAACACCTCAAGCCCCGCTTCGCCGAACACCTGACCCGGGCCACGCGGCGGATGGTGCGCGCGGGGGAGGGCCGGCTGGCCGAGTTCCGGCTCGACGGGAAGGTCGTGGCCGCCAACCTGACGCTGCTCTCGGGCGCGCTCAGCGGCGGCTACCTCTACGGCGCCGATCCCGACCTGCGGGACCGGAAGGTGGACGTGGCCACGCTGCTGCTGCGCTACGAGGCCACCCGCGCGCTCGCCGAGGGACGCCCGGTGGTGAGCTTCCTGCGCGGCAACGAACCGTACAAGAACCACTGGCGGCCGCGGACCGTGGTCAACCAGCGCTTCCTGCTGGCCACGGCCGCGCTCGCGCCCCTGCTGCGACTGCACGAGTCGCAGGTGACGGGGCGCGAGCGGGCGGTGGACGTACTGCGGGAGGCGTTGCCGGCCGCCAGGGACTGGCGGGCGCGGCTCAACGAACTGCGGGTCCGATGA
- a CDS encoding glycoside hydrolase family 26 protein → MPRPRRRLASTCIGTVTAGLLATGAALAAPEEQSTGSDVAMGAYLDYGPPGVARIPFLSNWLGGKEIRVGHTYLPGDQWAGIEGGVSFLDDWARWRRQRDDRMFVLNVPMQERNEDRIPDRQVAQLIRAGAEGQYDRHFKKLAERLVALGVPDTVIVLGWEMNGTTYTHRCGPDPENWKAYWKRVVNTMRSVPGQKFKFDFTPNRGTDAIGWTKCYPGDDVVDIVGMDSYDQAPGRTFDDQISQPYGLQQHVDFARAHGKEISYPEWGLFRNGDNPEYVRRMLQWIDKQKPLYHTITDYCPHGVWQCKQNPASTKVFREALTPQRPDPVIPTPVVPTPVVPTPVIPTPQVPTPEIPTPVVTPPVVLPSPEVPSPVAPSPVAPSPVEPSPLVPSPEVSPSPAVPSPAVPSPVVPTPSPVVPSPEVPVEPSPVEPSPVEPSPVDPSPLVPSPEVSPSPVVPKPSPEVPSPTPSPLVPKPEPSQPPKPTTPPVPTVPTVPTVPPVNSSEWCVPINFGEWLSKLVGKQSVCVKVDWGKESGFWPF, encoded by the coding sequence ATGCCCAGACCACGCCGCCGACTGGCGAGCACCTGCATCGGAACGGTGACGGCCGGACTGCTCGCCACCGGGGCCGCCCTCGCGGCCCCCGAGGAGCAGAGCACCGGATCCGACGTCGCCATGGGCGCCTACCTCGACTACGGGCCGCCCGGAGTGGCCCGCATCCCGTTCCTGTCGAACTGGCTGGGCGGCAAGGAGATCCGGGTCGGGCACACCTATCTGCCCGGCGACCAGTGGGCCGGCATCGAGGGCGGCGTCAGCTTCCTGGACGACTGGGCGCGGTGGCGGCGCCAGCGGGACGACCGGATGTTCGTCCTCAACGTGCCCATGCAGGAGCGGAACGAGGACCGGATCCCCGACCGCCAGGTGGCCCAGCTGATCCGGGCGGGCGCGGAGGGCCAGTACGACCGGCACTTCAAGAAGCTCGCCGAACGACTGGTGGCGCTGGGCGTCCCGGACACCGTGATCGTGCTCGGCTGGGAGATGAACGGCACCACGTACACCCACCGGTGCGGGCCCGACCCGGAGAACTGGAAGGCGTACTGGAAGCGCGTCGTCAACACGATGCGGTCCGTGCCCGGCCAGAAGTTCAAGTTCGATTTCACCCCGAACCGCGGCACGGACGCGATCGGCTGGACCAAGTGCTACCCGGGCGACGACGTGGTCGACATCGTCGGGATGGACTCGTACGACCAGGCTCCCGGCCGGACCTTCGACGACCAGATCAGCCAGCCGTACGGGCTCCAGCAGCACGTGGACTTCGCCCGCGCACACGGCAAAGAGATCTCGTACCCGGAGTGGGGGCTGTTCCGCAACGGGGACAACCCGGAGTACGTGCGGCGCATGCTGCAGTGGATCGACAAGCAGAAGCCGCTCTACCACACCATCACCGACTACTGCCCGCACGGCGTCTGGCAGTGCAAGCAGAACCCGGCCTCGACGAAGGTCTTCCGCGAGGCGCTGACCCCGCAGCGGCCCGACCCGGTCATCCCGACCCCGGTCGTCCCGACCCCCGTGGTGCCCACGCCGGTCATCCCGACCCCGCAGGTCCCCACGCCCGAGATCCCGACGCCGGTGGTCACCCCGCCGGTCGTGCTCCCCAGCCCGGAGGTCCCGAGCCCGGTCGCGCCCAGCCCGGTCGCGCCGAGCCCCGTCGAGCCCAGCCCGCTGGTCCCGAGCCCCGAGGTCAGCCCGAGCCCTGCCGTCCCCAGTCCTGCCGTCCCGAGCCCGGTCGTCCCGACGCCCTCGCCCGTGGTCCCGAGCCCGGAGGTCCCGGTCGAGCCCAGCCCGGTCGAACCGAGCCCGGTCGAGCCCAGCCCGGTCGATCCCAGCCCGCTGGTCCCGTCCCCCGAGGTCAGCCCGAGCCCGGTCGTGCCCAAGCCGAGCCCCGAGGTCCCGTCCCCGACGCCCTCGCCGCTCGTCCCGAAGCCGGAGCCGTCCCAGCCGCCCAAGCCGACGACGCCTCCCGTACCGACCGTTCCGACCGTCCCGACCGTCCCGCCCGTCAACAGCTCGGAGTGGTGCGTGCCGATCAACTTCGGCGAGTGGCTCTCCAAGCTGGTCGGCAAGCAGTCGGTCTGCGTCAAGGTCGACTGGGGCAAGGAGTCCGGCTTCTGGCCCTTCTAG
- a CDS encoding carboxylate--amine ligase, whose translation MHAHRSQVPAVLLRLDRNPFHHGTLGAVRSLGRAGVEVHAVVEAGGGPMGRSRYLRAVHPGPVGGLDPEAPEALLECLTGVSELIGRPAVLIAMDDLSAIAVSRVAPMLTDRFRIPHQPDDLPARVADKAELSRLCARWDVPHPETVIPASGAEAAEAAWRLGLPVIAKWSRPWLLPPGTGLRSTTLLQSAAEARRLHERSAEAGSRLLLQRYLPAGPDTDWFFHGAFARGGRPLITGSGRKELSWPVRTGLTAVGRWLPDPAVEEAGLRLAERLGYQGILDLDFRRDEQGVFRLVDFNPRPGAQFRLFTDAGGLDVVQAMYLDLTGQRVPEPSGGPGRVFVAENYALLAAVRGRSLPRRPPAPPAGAGAATAPARRGRGRERGQVEAAWFAADDPMPFLGMLAAFLGRGAFKGLRVLRGVPEQGRRTARAVVRAPRQRGRELPPAAAGSGPRSAPPEAPAEPDELVTR comes from the coding sequence ATGCACGCGCATCGCAGCCAAGTGCCCGCAGTTCTGCTCAGACTCGATCGGAATCCGTTCCACCACGGAACCCTCGGCGCCGTCAGATCCCTTGGGCGCGCGGGTGTGGAGGTCCATGCCGTCGTCGAGGCCGGGGGAGGTCCCATGGGGCGTTCGCGCTACCTGCGCGCCGTGCATCCCGGACCCGTCGGCGGCCTCGACCCGGAGGCGCCCGAGGCGCTGCTGGAGTGCCTGACCGGGGTCTCCGAACTGATCGGCCGTCCGGCGGTGCTCATCGCCATGGACGACCTCAGCGCGATCGCGGTGTCACGGGTCGCGCCGATGCTGACGGACCGTTTCCGGATCCCCCATCAGCCCGACGACCTGCCGGCGCGGGTGGCGGACAAGGCGGAGCTGTCGCGGCTCTGCGCCCGGTGGGACGTACCGCACCCGGAGACCGTGATCCCGGCGAGCGGGGCCGAGGCGGCGGAGGCCGCGTGGCGGCTCGGGCTCCCGGTGATCGCCAAGTGGAGCCGGCCGTGGCTGCTGCCCCCGGGCACCGGCCTGCGCAGCACCACCCTGCTCCAGTCGGCCGCCGAGGCACGGCGGCTGCACGAGCGCTCGGCGGAGGCGGGCAGCAGGCTGCTGCTCCAGCGGTACCTGCCGGCCGGGCCGGACACCGACTGGTTCTTCCACGGCGCGTTCGCCCGGGGCGGGCGTCCGCTGATCACCGGGTCCGGCCGCAAGGAGCTGTCCTGGCCGGTACGGACGGGGCTGACGGCGGTCGGGCGCTGGCTGCCGGATCCGGCGGTGGAGGAGGCGGGGCTGCGGCTCGCCGAGCGGCTCGGCTACCAGGGGATCCTGGACCTGGACTTCCGCCGGGACGAGCAGGGCGTCTTCCGCCTGGTGGACTTCAACCCGCGTCCCGGGGCGCAGTTCCGGCTCTTCACCGACGCGGGCGGCCTGGACGTGGTCCAGGCGATGTACCTGGACCTGACGGGCCAGCGGGTCCCGGAGCCGTCCGGCGGACCGGGCCGCGTCTTCGTGGCGGAGAACTACGCCCTGCTCGCGGCGGTACGGGGCCGCTCGCTCCCGCGCCGCCCCCCGGCTCCGCCCGCCGGAGCGGGCGCCGCGACCGCCCCCGCGCGCCGGGGCCGGGGCCGGGAGCGGGGGCAGGTGGAGGCGGCGTGGTTCGCCGCCGACGACCCGATGCCGTTCCTGGGGATGCTCGCCGCCTTCCTGGGGCGCGGTGCGTTCAAGGGGCTGCGGGTGCTGCGCGGGGTCCCCGAGCAGGGCCGCCGGACGGCCCGGGCGGTGGTCCGCGCCCCGCGCCAGCGGGGCCGGGAGCTGCCCCCGGCCGCCGCGGGGTCCGGCCCCCGGTCCGCTCCGCCGGAGGCCCCGGCGGAGCCGGACGAGCTGGTGACGCGGTAG